A region of Nostoc sp. 'Peltigera membranacea cyanobiont' N6 DNA encodes the following proteins:
- a CDS encoding sensor histidine kinase, with protein MLSRLVAIKEAINERRETYGIIAIAFAIVIGLEYLTPPEYVFGYLYTGTILVADSRLNRRAVLGITLAATGLTLLNLFVPGGEIINAPTLANRLIAVLALVVTGWLSDRNHRNEEAIAYTQAQLRSQEQLAIMREDFVSTLTHDLKTPLLGAIETLKYFQNEQFGEITPMQAKVLQTMARSHRSTLQLVQTLLDVYRNDAEGLKLQISPVNLATVAEEVIATLTELARTRQVYISLHYGESDFRSFLWVDGDPLQLGRVFTNLLSNGINHTPRGGKVEVVLEGYSSDQVVKILDTGSGFTEEELPHLFERFYQGHSDRHVSGSGLGLYLTRQIIAAHGGTIWAENRSPRGALFGFRLPACPPPGR; from the coding sequence ATGTTAAGTCGATTAGTGGCTATAAAAGAAGCTATCAATGAGCGTCGGGAGACTTATGGGATAATTGCGATCGCCTTTGCGATCGTAATCGGCTTGGAATATTTGACACCACCTGAGTACGTATTTGGCTACCTTTACACAGGGACGATTTTGGTAGCAGATTCTCGATTGAATCGGAGAGCAGTATTGGGGATCACTCTGGCAGCCACAGGATTAACATTGTTAAATTTGTTTGTCCCAGGAGGAGAAATAATTAATGCCCCAACGTTGGCAAATAGGTTGATTGCAGTATTGGCGTTGGTGGTGACGGGTTGGTTAAGCGATCGCAACCACCGCAATGAAGAAGCGATCGCTTATACCCAAGCACAATTACGCTCCCAAGAACAACTAGCGATCATGCGTGAAGATTTTGTTTCTACCCTAACGCATGATTTGAAAACACCCCTATTAGGAGCAATTGAAACACTGAAATATTTTCAAAACGAGCAATTTGGTGAAATCACGCCAATGCAAGCAAAAGTCCTCCAAACAATGGCTCGTAGTCATCGGAGTACACTGCAATTAGTCCAAACTCTTTTAGATGTATACCGCAATGATGCCGAAGGGCTGAAATTACAGATATCACCCGTTAACTTGGCAACTGTGGCAGAGGAGGTAATCGCTACCCTGACTGAACTAGCGAGAACACGTCAGGTTTATATTTCTCTGCACTATGGCGAATCAGATTTTCGGAGCTTTCTCTGGGTAGATGGCGATCCTTTACAACTAGGGCGAGTCTTCACCAATCTCCTGAGTAATGGCATTAACCATACCCCGCGTGGCGGTAAAGTGGAAGTAGTACTTGAAGGTTATTCTAGCGATCAAGTAGTAAAAATACTCGATACTGGTTCCGGCTTTACCGAAGAAGAGTTACCCCACTTATTTGAGAGGTTTTATCAAGGACATAGCGATCGCCACGTCTCAGGCTCTGGACTAGGGCTTTATTTAACAAGGCAAATTATCGCTGCTCATGGCGGTACAATTTGGGCAGAGAATCGCTCGCCAAGAGGGGCACTCTTTGGTTTCCGACTCCCAGCTTGTCCACCACCGGGGAGATGA
- a CDS encoding response regulator transcription factor — protein MTKILLVEDDELFRLGLRMRLQQETTLEIVAEAEDGEQALELANRYPLDLVLMDIGLPGIGGIEACRQIKQKHPNLPILVLTSRSEKPLISRLIAAGAQGYCLKGIPAESLILAVRSVAAGASWWDQTATTEIRAAFEGNSTVVLPAKTEGTLENPLTKREQEILALVAAGKSNQEIAEILYIAPGTVRVHVHAILQKLEVRDRTQAAVLAIQKGLVAPELLIN, from the coding sequence ATGACAAAAATCTTACTTGTTGAAGACGATGAATTGTTTCGGCTTGGTCTGCGGATGCGTTTGCAACAAGAAACTACTTTGGAGATTGTCGCAGAGGCAGAAGATGGAGAACAAGCTTTAGAATTAGCAAATCGCTATCCTCTGGATTTGGTATTGATGGATATAGGTTTACCGGGCATTGGTGGAATTGAAGCTTGTCGGCAAATTAAGCAGAAGCACCCAAATTTACCAATTCTTGTGTTAACATCTCGTTCTGAAAAACCCCTGATTTCACGGTTAATTGCTGCCGGGGCGCAAGGTTACTGCCTGAAAGGTATTCCTGCTGAGTCTCTGATATTGGCAGTGCGATCGGTTGCAGCCGGGGCTTCTTGGTGGGATCAAACGGCAACAACAGAGATTAGAGCCGCTTTTGAGGGGAATTCTACTGTGGTTCTGCCTGCAAAAACTGAGGGAACTCTAGAAAATCCCCTAACGAAGCGGGAGCAAGAAATTTTGGCACTGGTAGCAGCAGGTAAAAGCAATCAAGAAATTGCTGAAATTCTCTACATTGCCCCTGGTACAGTGCGGGTTCATGTCCATGCTATTTTACAGAAACTAGAAGTACGCGATCGCACTCAAGCCGCAGTCTTAGCGATCCAAAAAGGATTGGTAGCACCAGAATTATTGATTAACTAG